One stretch of Planococcus sp. PAMC 21323 DNA includes these proteins:
- the speB gene encoding agmatinase produces MRFDETYSGKVFIKSHPNYEESKAVLYGMPMDWTVSYRPGSRFGPNKIREVSIGLEEYSPYLDRELGDVLFFDAGDIPLPFGNPEKSLTEIETYVHTLLADEKIPMGMGGEHLVSLPVMKAVASKYDDLAIIHFDAHTDLRENYEGEEYSHSTPIRKIADHIGPENVYSFGIRSGMKEEFDWAKENGMHISKFEVLEPLKEVLPTLEGRNVYVTIDMDVLDPAHAPGTGTVDAGGITSRELLASIHAIAASGVNVVGFDLVELAPVYDHSDQTANTASKLMREMILGWIK; encoded by the coding sequence ATGAGATTTGATGAAACATATTCAGGAAAAGTATTTATCAAAAGCCATCCGAATTACGAAGAATCAAAAGCCGTTCTTTACGGCATGCCGATGGACTGGACAGTTAGTTACCGTCCAGGATCTCGTTTTGGCCCGAACAAAATTCGCGAGGTTTCAATTGGGCTAGAAGAATATAGCCCGTACCTTGACCGCGAACTAGGAGACGTGCTGTTTTTTGATGCAGGCGATATTCCTTTGCCATTCGGTAATCCGGAAAAAAGCTTAACGGAAATCGAAACGTATGTACACACACTTTTAGCCGACGAAAAAATTCCAATGGGTATGGGTGGCGAGCATTTAGTGTCATTACCTGTAATGAAAGCAGTCGCGAGCAAATACGACGACCTGGCAATCATTCACTTTGATGCGCACACAGACCTTCGTGAAAACTATGAAGGTGAAGAATATTCGCATTCGACACCGATCCGCAAAATCGCAGATCACATTGGACCAGAGAATGTTTATTCATTCGGGATTCGTTCAGGAATGAAAGAAGAATTCGACTGGGCTAAAGAAAACGGCATGCACATTTCAAAATTTGAAGTGCTTGAGCCGTTAAAAGAAGTACTGCCAACGCTTGAAGGGCGTAACGTTTACGTGACAATTGATATGGATGTATTAGACCCTGCACATGCACCAGGCACTGGCACAGTCGATGCAGGCGGTATCACGTCTCGCGAACTACTTGCATCTATTCATGCAATTGCAGCGTCAGGCGTTAACGTTGTTGGGTTTGACCTTGTTGAACTAGCACCCGTTTACGATCATTCCGATCAAACGGCAAACACAGCAAGCAAGCTAATGCGCGAAATGATATTAGGGTGGATTAAATAA
- the speE gene encoding spermidine synthase has product MAGFWYTEKQTENFGITMKINKTLHTEQTDFQYLEMAETAEWGNMLFLDGMVMTSEKDEFVYHEMVAHVPLFTHPNPENVLVVGGGDGGVIREILKHPSVKKATLVDIDGKVIEYSKKFLPSIASGLEDSRVEVIVGDGFMHIAESDNEYDVIMVDSTEPVGPAVNLFSKGFYAGISKALKEDGIFVAQSDNPWFKADLIKQVQSDVKEIFPITNLYLANIPTYPSGLWAFTIGSKKYNPLEVPAERFHEVDTKYYTPELHNAAFVLPKFVKDLTGE; this is encoded by the coding sequence ATGGCAGGATTTTGGTATACAGAAAAGCAAACAGAAAACTTTGGGATTACGATGAAAATCAATAAAACCCTTCATACAGAACAAACAGATTTTCAATATCTTGAAATGGCAGAAACAGCAGAATGGGGCAACATGCTGTTTTTAGACGGCATGGTCATGACTTCTGAAAAAGACGAATTTGTTTATCATGAAATGGTTGCGCACGTTCCATTGTTTACACACCCGAACCCAGAAAACGTATTAGTAGTTGGCGGTGGTGATGGCGGCGTAATCCGTGAGATTTTAAAGCACCCGTCTGTTAAAAAAGCGACACTTGTCGATATTGATGGAAAAGTAATCGAGTACTCGAAAAAATTCTTACCTAGCATTGCGTCAGGCTTAGAAGATTCACGCGTAGAAGTAATCGTTGGAGACGGATTCATGCACATTGCTGAATCAGACAACGAATACGACGTAATTATGGTAGATTCAACAGAACCTGTCGGACCGGCTGTAAACTTATTTTCTAAAGGCTTTTATGCAGGGATTTCAAAAGCATTAAAAGAAGACGGTATTTTTGTCGCGCAATCGGATAACCCATGGTTTAAAGCAGATTTGATCAAGCAAGTTCAAAGTGATGTAAAAGAAATCTTCCCTATCACGAACTTGTATTTGGCGAACATCCCAACATACCCAAGCGGTTTGTGGGCGTTCACAATTGGTTCGAAAAAGTATAACCCATTAGAAGTACCAGCAGAACGTTTCCATGAAGTCGACACGAAATACTACACGCCAGAGTTGCACAACGCTGCGTTTGTTTTACCGAAATTCGTGAAAGACTTAACAGGAGAATAA
- a CDS encoding YwhD family protein: MANEEKSKQKVGFTIIKNDPTDGHKGYGIGSLSLENVSPLFIDVEEQEAFIDIGAMHARSEVERGIKFTTNREDSAGGKDYWLVWITIDFNPVGPYYAGVAACEMVVNREKRRGYKILADHVNRMDKSMKRKILVDQMDEPSKRVLADYLASHNAEMWNNSTEQLHQDLGR, translated from the coding sequence ATGGCGAACGAAGAAAAATCAAAACAAAAAGTAGGATTTACCATTATAAAAAACGATCCGACGGACGGTCATAAAGGATACGGCATTGGGTCTTTATCTTTGGAGAACGTTTCTCCCTTATTTATTGACGTAGAAGAGCAAGAAGCTTTTATTGATATTGGTGCCATGCATGCTCGCAGTGAAGTCGAGCGTGGGATTAAGTTTACGACTAATCGCGAAGATTCGGCAGGCGGTAAAGATTACTGGCTTGTGTGGATTACTATTGATTTTAATCCAGTGGGCCCTTATTACGCCGGAGTTGCAGCGTGTGAAATGGTCGTTAATCGTGAAAAACGTCGAGGTTATAAAATTTTAGCTGACCATGTAAACCGCATGGACAAGTCAATGAAACGTAAAATTCTTGTGGACCAAATGGATGAGCCATCAAAACGCGTACTGGCTGACTATTTAGCATCGCATAATGCAGAAATGTGGAACAATAGCACAGAACAACTTCATCAAGATTTGGGTCGCTAA
- a CDS encoding 2-hydroxymuconate tautomerase — MPYVTVKMLEGRTEDQKRALVEKVSEAVSETTGAPIENVTVFIEDMKKTDYGTKGKLFSDQ, encoded by the coding sequence ATGCCATACGTTACTGTAAAAATGCTTGAAGGGCGCACAGAAGATCAAAAACGCGCACTAGTCGAAAAAGTATCTGAAGCTGTTTCTGAAACAACCGGTGCACCAATCGAGAACGTAACGGTCTTTATCGAAGATATGAAAAAAACAGATTACGGCACAAAAGGAAAACTCTTTAGCGATCAATAA
- a CDS encoding YwgA family protein, which translates to MLQGHAKIVDFIATAEGVTGRKKLQKMIYIMKKLDMPFQEKFEFHIYGPYSEELTARVEELCDMGFLSEALEDKGSYVQYKYSVTDEGQEFRKVLGESILDTPLTAEKLNAKSGRFLELTATLLYFDHLTRQEQIDKLHVVKGKLNFTAEEIDEAFTFIKELRT; encoded by the coding sequence TTGCTCCAGGGACACGCAAAAATCGTGGACTTTATTGCCACAGCGGAAGGCGTAACCGGCCGCAAAAAATTGCAGAAAATGATTTACATAATGAAGAAACTAGACATGCCATTCCAAGAAAAGTTTGAGTTTCATATTTATGGACCGTATTCAGAAGAATTAACAGCTCGAGTAGAAGAATTATGCGACATGGGGTTTTTATCAGAGGCATTAGAAGACAAAGGTTCATATGTACAATATAAATATAGCGTGACAGATGAAGGCCAGGAATTCCGTAAAGTTTTGGGAGAGTCTATTTTAGATACCCCACTTACCGCAGAAAAACTTAATGCTAAAAGTGGTCGATTTTTGGAATTGACTGCGACACTTCTTTATTTCGATCATTTAACCCGTCAAGAACAAATCGATAAGTTGCATGTCGTTAAAGGTAAGTTAAACTTTACTGCAGAAGAAATTGATGAAGCTTTTACTTTTATTAAAGAATTAAGGACTTAA
- a CDS encoding HD domain-containing protein: protein MSYATQKLAEEKVFKDPVHRYIHVRDQVIWDLINSREVQRLRRIKQLGTSYLVFHGAEHSRFNHSLGVYEIVRRISDDIFHGRPEWDESERLVVLSAALLHDLGHGPFSHSFEKVFELDHEEYTRKILLGDTEVNEILQKVSPDFPTKVAEVIAKTYSNKQVVSLISSQIDADRMDYLQRDAYYTGVSYGHFDMERILRVMRPLDDQVVIKSSGMHAVEDYIMSRYQMYWQVYFHPVARSAEVILRKILQRAKELSATGYKFEQPPTHFLSFFDQSFTLKEYLALDEGVLMTYFQLWMTERDPILADLCDRFVNRRLFQYVDFDPGKDYKKLGELAELFRSAGINPEYYLIDDSTSDLPYDFYRPGEEEERLPIHLLMPNGDIKELSRLSQIVDAISGKRRTDYKLYFPAELLIDGKKTAIKQQILGMLREGGV from the coding sequence GTGAGCTACGCCACACAAAAATTAGCTGAAGAAAAAGTCTTTAAAGATCCAGTTCACCGATATATCCACGTCCGCGACCAAGTGATTTGGGATTTAATCAACTCGCGTGAAGTTCAGCGTTTGCGCAGAATTAAGCAATTGGGCACCTCTTATTTAGTCTTCCACGGCGCGGAACATAGTCGTTTTAATCACTCACTTGGTGTGTACGAAATTGTACGCCGAATTTCGGATGATATTTTTCATGGTCGTCCAGAATGGGATGAAAGCGAGCGTCTTGTTGTGTTAAGTGCAGCACTTTTGCATGATTTAGGGCATGGTCCATTTTCGCATTCATTTGAAAAAGTTTTTGAGCTTGACCACGAGGAGTATACTCGGAAAATTTTACTTGGAGACACGGAAGTTAATGAAATCCTTCAAAAAGTCTCTCCAGATTTTCCGACAAAAGTGGCGGAAGTGATTGCGAAAACCTACTCAAATAAACAAGTCGTTTCATTAATTTCCAGCCAAATAGATGCAGATCGTATGGATTACCTTCAACGAGATGCTTATTATACCGGGGTTTCTTATGGCCATTTTGATATGGAGCGGATTCTTCGTGTGATGCGCCCACTAGATGATCAAGTTGTTATTAAGTCGAGCGGTATGCACGCCGTTGAAGATTACATCATGAGTCGATACCAAATGTATTGGCAAGTGTATTTCCACCCGGTTGCTCGTAGTGCGGAAGTGATTTTGCGTAAAATTCTTCAACGCGCAAAAGAACTGAGTGCAACTGGCTATAAGTTTGAACAGCCACCTACTCATTTCCTATCGTTTTTTGATCAGAGCTTTACGTTGAAAGAGTATTTGGCGTTAGACGAAGGCGTTTTAATGACCTATTTCCAATTATGGATGACCGAACGCGATCCAATTTTAGCGGATCTTTGCGACCGCTTTGTAAATCGACGTTTGTTCCAGTATGTCGATTTTGATCCAGGCAAAGACTATAAAAAACTTGGAGAATTGGCCGAACTGTTCCGTTCTGCCGGCATCAATCCGGAATATTATTTAATCGATGACTCCACGTCTGACTTGCCATATGATTTTTACCGACCGGGAGAAGAAGAAGAACGTTTGCCAATTCATTTATTGATGCCAAACGGAGATATTAAAGAACTATCACGTTTGTCTCAAATTGTAGATGCCATTTCCGGTAAACGCAGAACGGATTATAAATTGTATTTTCCAGCTGAGTTATTAATTGATGGCAAGAAAACAGCTATCAAGCAGCAGATTTTGGGAATGCTTCGAGAAGGAGGGGTATAG
- a CDS encoding lipoate--protein ligase family protein, with protein MPLFFRETAWRFWDQSLSAKSRSALESFAADDTLCELVGSGKSAPTVRTWVHDDTVVLGIQDHRLPHIEKGMDVLKEHGFTPIVRNSGGLAVVLDAGVLNISLVLSEKDNAIDISAGYDLMLDLVRELFPEATIEAYEIVGSYCPGSYDLSINGRKFAGISQRRIRRGIAVQVYLCVEGSGAERAEIIRDFYDAGLQEEETKFAYPEIKPETMASLSELLGRKITVQEVVIDLHDLMGAPAPMSLQPDETELYGFYLNRVVERNRKMLERPLE; from the coding sequence ATGCCGTTATTTTTTAGAGAAACAGCTTGGCGTTTTTGGGATCAATCGTTAAGCGCGAAAAGTCGTTCTGCACTTGAATCATTTGCAGCGGACGACACATTATGCGAGTTGGTAGGATCGGGGAAAAGCGCGCCAACCGTTCGGACATGGGTTCATGACGATACAGTAGTGTTAGGTATACAAGATCATCGTTTGCCTCATATTGAAAAAGGGATGGATGTATTAAAAGAGCACGGCTTTACGCCGATTGTCAGGAACTCTGGAGGTCTAGCAGTTGTACTAGATGCCGGTGTTTTAAACATTTCGCTCGTCCTATCGGAAAAAGACAATGCCATCGATATCTCAGCAGGCTACGACTTAATGCTCGATTTAGTGCGCGAACTTTTTCCGGAAGCTACTATAGAAGCATATGAAATTGTTGGCTCTTATTGCCCGGGTTCTTATGACCTGAGTATTAATGGACGAAAATTCGCAGGCATTTCACAACGTCGGATTCGCCGCGGAATTGCGGTACAAGTGTATTTATGCGTTGAAGGCAGTGGTGCAGAACGCGCTGAAATCATTCGCGACTTTTACGATGCAGGACTTCAAGAAGAAGAAACCAAATTCGCTTACCCAGAAATAAAACCTGAAACGATGGCATCGCTCAGTGAATTGCTCGGTAGAAAAATTACGGTTCAAGAAGTGGTAATCGACCTTCATGATTTAATGGGAGCACCTGCACCGATGTCGTTGCAACCCGACGAGACAGAGTTATACGGGTTTTATTTAAATCGTGTCGTCGAACGCAACCGAAAAATGCTAGAACGTCCTCTTGAATAA
- the hemQ gene encoding hydrogen peroxide-dependent heme synthase, with product MNEAAITLDGWYVLHDFRSMDWVSWKMLTDEERQFAIDEFQAFMDKINQADENKTGAHALYSIVGQKADLMLMMLRETMDELNELETEYNKLTLIAYTVPTYSYVSVVELSNYLAGQSDEDPYQNPHVRSRLYPELQRSQYICFYPMDKRRDGDDNWYMLPMDTRKELMLSHGKIGRGYAGKVKQIISGSVGFDDYEWGVTLFADDVLQFKKLIYEMRFDEVSARYAEFGSFYVGTRLDAERTAKFLEV from the coding sequence ATGAATGAAGCAGCAATTACATTAGACGGCTGGTACGTTCTCCATGATTTCCGCTCAATGGACTGGGTTTCGTGGAAAATGCTAACGGACGAAGAACGCCAATTTGCGATCGACGAATTCCAAGCATTCATGGACAAAATCAACCAAGCCGATGAAAATAAAACCGGTGCACATGCATTGTATTCAATTGTTGGCCAAAAAGCTGATTTGATGCTAATGATGTTGCGTGAAACAATGGATGAATTGAACGAACTGGAAACTGAATATAATAAGCTGACGTTAATCGCTTATACGGTTCCTACGTATTCGTACGTTTCAGTAGTCGAGCTTTCTAATTATCTAGCAGGCCAATCGGATGAAGATCCTTACCAAAATCCTCATGTCCGTTCGCGTCTATACCCTGAACTTCAACGTTCACAGTATATTTGCTTCTATCCAATGGACAAACGTCGCGATGGCGATGACAACTGGTACATGTTGCCAATGGATACGCGCAAAGAGTTGATGCTATCTCACGGTAAAATTGGCCGTGGCTATGCGGGCAAAGTAAAACAGATTATTTCTGGATCTGTCGGCTTTGACGATTACGAGTGGGGCGTTACTTTATTCGCAGACGACGTTCTTCAATTCAAGAAGTTGATTTACGAAATGCGTTTTGACGAAGTGAGCGCACGTTACGCAGAATTCGGTTCATTCTATGTAGGTACACGCCTAGATGCTGAACGTACTGCTAAGTTTTTAGAAGTTTAA
- a CDS encoding DUF423 domain-containing protein, with the protein MKFFLIAGAVNALLSVAFGAFGAHLLEGRVADKYLDTWQTAVQYQMFHSIGLMVVAILMSSSLLGSLGSLNWAGYLMLAGIVIFSGSLYVLSLTGIGILGAITPIGGVAFIAAWVMVIMAAVKAL; encoded by the coding sequence ATGAAGTTTTTCTTAATTGCTGGAGCGGTTAACGCTCTATTATCTGTCGCATTCGGCGCATTTGGCGCACACCTTTTAGAAGGTCGCGTGGCAGATAAATATTTAGATACATGGCAAACCGCAGTTCAATATCAAATGTTTCACTCGATTGGCTTGATGGTGGTTGCCATCTTGATGAGCTCATCACTACTCGGTTCGCTTGGGTCATTAAATTGGGCCGGTTATTTAATGCTTGCGGGAATTGTTATTTTCTCAGGAAGCTTATACGTATTAAGCTTGACAGGCATCGGCATTCTTGGTGCCATTACGCCAATTGGCGGCGTAGCATTTATCGCTGCATGGGTAATGGTGATCATGGCTGCAGTAAAAGCATTGTAA
- a CDS encoding YwdI family protein — MAIDTMRILNEIDKHTSRARSGDVAKARDSVAAIRALCDLLLEDDQPMSDIQAPRAVPLSSPQPQVQTVSAVNKLKEEDSNGDSLFEF; from the coding sequence ATGGCCATCGACACTATGCGGATTTTAAATGAAATCGATAAACATACTTCACGTGCCCGTAGCGGCGATGTGGCAAAAGCTCGTGACTCGGTTGCTGCAATTCGTGCATTATGTGATTTATTGTTAGAAGACGATCAACCAATGAGCGATATTCAAGCACCACGTGCCGTGCCGCTTTCTTCCCCTCAGCCGCAAGTGCAGACAGTATCTGCAGTAAACAAGCTGAAAGAAGAAGACTCAAATGGTGATTCACTGTTTGAATTTTAA
- a CDS encoding uracil-DNA glycosylase, whose translation MKKQIFHNDWQGVLSEEFDKPYYVNLREFLKKEYAEQTVYPAMENIWTAFEHTAYRDVKVVILGQDPYHGPNQAHGLSFSVLPGVPHPPSLRNLLKELKEDIGCDQPIDGTLTKWADQGLLMLNTVLTVRAGEAHSHRNKGWETLTDSVISKLSERDEPVIFILWGKPAQTKKRLIDITKHDVLEASHPSPLSAYRGFFGSRPYSKVNSLLQSRGQAPIDFCLD comes from the coding sequence TTGAAAAAACAAATTTTCCATAACGACTGGCAAGGAGTGTTAAGTGAAGAATTTGATAAACCGTATTACGTAAATTTGCGCGAGTTTTTGAAGAAAGAATATGCTGAGCAAACGGTTTATCCTGCAATGGAAAACATTTGGACAGCATTTGAACATACTGCCTATCGCGATGTAAAAGTCGTGATCCTTGGACAAGATCCGTATCACGGACCAAACCAAGCGCATGGCTTAAGTTTTTCTGTTTTACCGGGAGTTCCGCATCCGCCAAGCTTACGGAATTTATTGAAGGAATTAAAAGAAGATATTGGCTGCGACCAACCAATAGACGGTACGTTAACAAAATGGGCCGACCAAGGCCTGTTAATGTTGAACACAGTTTTAACAGTGAGGGCGGGCGAAGCACATTCTCATCGCAATAAAGGATGGGAGACGCTGACAGATAGCGTAATTAGCAAATTGTCAGAGCGCGACGAGCCCGTGATTTTCATTTTATGGGGCAAGCCTGCTCAAACGAAAAAACGCTTAATTGATATAACTAAACACGATGTACTTGAAGCGTCCCATCCAAGTCCGCTCAGCGCGTATCGCGGATTTTTTGGCAGTCGTCCGTATTCAAAAGTGAACAGTCTGTTACAAAGTCGCGGCCAAGCGCCAATCGATTTCTGTTTAGACTGA
- a CDS encoding DUF4230 domain-containing protein, which produces MAKDPKLTEIERLLEEMKEQGETKESGFWKSVKLLMGVWRNTFLVLITILLLLLVALPLGTFWLIQGSTATESKGVFLEQIQELNELSTAEAFSKVIIEREDNALFGKEIGLDLPGTKRQLLVVIPGSVRAGINFSKVSEGDIVVDEEAKTAILTLPPAEFLGGPELFMDQVEVYSYEGLFRSRTDISEAYELAEEAKKMMLEETEGQGVLQTAETNAVRSVQEMFGLVDYDVTVKFKE; this is translated from the coding sequence ATGGCGAAAGATCCAAAGTTGACAGAGATCGAGCGTTTATTAGAAGAAATGAAAGAACAGGGAGAAACAAAAGAATCCGGCTTCTGGAAAAGCGTTAAATTATTAATGGGAGTTTGGCGTAATACATTTTTAGTTTTAATTACAATTTTGTTGCTCTTATTAGTAGCATTGCCACTCGGTACTTTTTGGCTGATTCAAGGCAGCACGGCCACTGAGAGTAAAGGTGTTTTTTTAGAGCAAATCCAAGAACTCAATGAACTGTCAACAGCTGAAGCTTTTTCAAAAGTAATTATTGAACGGGAAGATAATGCGTTATTTGGGAAAGAGATCGGACTTGATTTGCCTGGCACAAAACGCCAGTTATTAGTGGTCATTCCAGGTTCAGTACGCGCCGGAATTAATTTTTCTAAAGTATCAGAAGGAGATATTGTGGTAGATGAGGAAGCAAAAACAGCAATATTAACTTTGCCACCCGCGGAATTTTTGGGAGGTCCTGAATTGTTTATGGATCAAGTAGAAGTCTATTCCTATGAAGGTTTGTTCCGCAGCAGGACGGATATTTCGGAAGCTTATGAATTGGCTGAAGAGGCTAAGAAAATGATGCTTGAAGAAACAGAAGGCCAAGGTGTACTTCAAACTGCAGAAACAAATGCAGTGCGCTCTGTTCAAGAAATGTTTGGCTTAGTCGACTACGATGTGACGGTTAAATTTAAGGAGTGA
- the thiD gene encoding bifunctional hydroxymethylpyrimidine kinase/phosphomethylpyrimidine kinase — protein MTLKKTLTIAGSDTSGGAGIQADLKTFQEHGTYGMNALTVIVTMDPENGWSHGIHPIALDTLDAQLKTAFSTGIDALKTGMLPTVDIIEMAGKAIADSGIRDVVIDPVMACKGENEVLFPENVDAMIKYLLPNAKVVTPNLVEAGQLSGQGALQTVEDMQAAAEKIHAHGVEFVVIKGGKQLKHEKAADLLFDGKTHYLLTSEKTDTTYNHGAGCTFAAAITANLANGQSVKDAVLNAKIFVATAIQHGWKLNEYVGPVMHGAASKFTKAEVEVTTL, from the coding sequence ATGACACTCAAAAAAACCTTAACCATCGCTGGATCTGACACTTCTGGTGGTGCTGGTATACAAGCAGATTTGAAAACGTTTCAAGAACATGGCACATATGGCATGAACGCATTAACGGTAATTGTGACAATGGATCCTGAAAACGGTTGGAGTCACGGCATTCACCCGATTGCTTTAGATACATTAGATGCTCAGTTGAAAACAGCATTTTCGACAGGCATTGACGCTTTGAAAACGGGCATGTTGCCAACTGTCGACATTATCGAAATGGCCGGAAAAGCAATTGCTGACTCTGGCATTCGGGATGTTGTGATCGATCCGGTAATGGCATGTAAAGGCGAAAATGAAGTCTTGTTCCCTGAAAATGTAGATGCGATGATTAAATATTTATTGCCAAACGCGAAAGTCGTTACACCGAATTTAGTGGAAGCAGGACAATTATCTGGTCAAGGTGCATTGCAAACTGTTGAAGATATGCAAGCTGCTGCTGAAAAAATTCATGCACATGGGGTTGAATTTGTAGTAATCAAAGGCGGCAAACAATTAAAGCATGAAAAAGCGGCAGATTTACTATTCGATGGCAAAACACATTATTTATTAACTTCAGAAAAAACAGATACAACTTATAACCACGGTGCAGGCTGTACGTTTGCTGCAGCAATCACTGCTAACTTGGCAAATGGTCAATCTGTTAAAGACGCTGTACTAAACGCAAAGATTTTCGTTGCTACAGCAATTCAACACGGCTGGAAATTAAATGAGTATGTGGGTCCCGTTATGCACGGTGCCGCATCGAAATTTACAAAAGCTGAAGTTGAAGTGACTACATTATAA
- a CDS encoding YojF family protein produces the protein MELVEVKKLQVQLDAFAGKDVYLHLETTNGSYASHFNEGFFNAGAFIRNVVINYELGKVVGDSPHRVGLKLPHGWVYAQGITHYELDEDGRLLLAGHAGDGKLAVALEISETPFSY, from the coding sequence ATGGAATTAGTTGAAGTAAAAAAATTGCAAGTTCAGTTAGATGCATTTGCAGGCAAAGATGTTTACCTTCATTTGGAAACGACAAATGGCTCTTATGCATCACATTTTAACGAAGGCTTTTTCAATGCCGGTGCATTTATTCGAAACGTTGTGATTAATTACGAACTCGGAAAAGTTGTCGGTGACAGCCCACACCGTGTTGGATTGAAATTACCACATGGTTGGGTTTATGCTCAAGGCATCACACATTACGAATTAGATGAAGACGGTCGGCTATTACTTGCTGGACACGCCGGAGACGGAAAACTAGCGGTTGCGCTCGAAATTAGCGAAACACCGTTTAGTTATTAA
- the bshB2 gene encoding bacillithiol biosynthesis deacetylase BshB2 encodes MTIQPERHVLVVFPHPDDEAFGVSGTITTHIQQGTPVTYACLTLGEMGRNLGNPPFATRESLPAVRKKELLASAEAMGLTDLRMMGLRDKTIEFEDDEKMVGMMTDLIQELNPSKIITFYPGFAVHPDHEATARAVVRAVRRMKDRPTLHGVAFANDTLEKLGKPDVVYNISEVRTQKMNSMKAHISQTAWMLEEMEHKLQQGDTETENWLTQERFYHYRWDEDFEKSF; translated from the coding sequence ATGACAATTCAACCAGAACGTCATGTGTTGGTCGTCTTTCCTCACCCAGATGATGAAGCGTTTGGGGTTTCCGGAACGATCACGACACATATTCAACAAGGCACTCCCGTAACATACGCATGTTTAACACTTGGCGAAATGGGCCGCAACCTAGGAAATCCACCATTCGCTACAAGAGAATCTTTACCAGCAGTTCGCAAAAAGGAACTTCTAGCTTCTGCAGAGGCAATGGGATTAACGGACCTTCGGATGATGGGCTTGCGTGATAAAACCATCGAATTTGAAGACGATGAAAAAATGGTTGGCATGATGACGGATTTAATCCAAGAATTAAATCCATCGAAAATCATAACGTTCTACCCTGGCTTTGCCGTTCACCCAGATCACGAAGCGACAGCTCGTGCAGTTGTTCGCGCAGTCCGTCGAATGAAAGATCGTCCTACTCTTCACGGGGTAGCTTTTGCTAACGACACATTGGAAAAGTTGGGCAAGCCGGATGTTGTTTATAATATTAGTGAAGTACGTACACAAAAAATGAATTCGATGAAAGCTCATATTTCTCAAACTGCTTGGATGCTTGAAGAAATGGAACATAAACTTCAGCAAGGTGATACAGAAACTGAAAACTGGCTAACGCAAGAGCGTTTTTATCATTATCGCTGGGACGAAGATTTCGAAAAATCCTTTTAA